A single genomic interval of Rhododendron vialii isolate Sample 1 chromosome 3a, ASM3025357v1 harbors:
- the LOC131319002 gene encoding DNA gyrase subunit B, chloroplastic/mitochondrial-like: protein MALLRPPFNFFALRVMGSRFITSSSSSTAIIRSRNLSLPSPFSLSRSSLIFRPRSSFPSTRVSSHLLTRYGVSPMASMSSGIATEASHESTSSTYGSEQIQVLEGLDPVRKRPGMYIGSTGPRGLHHLVYEILDNAIDEAQAGFASKIDVILHADNSVSITDNGRGIPTDLHPATKKSSLETVLTVLHAGGKFGGSSSGYRVSGGLHGVGLSVVNALSEALEITVWRDGKEYQQKYARGKPISTLMCHELADESKDHQGTLIRFWPDKEVFTTGIQFDYNTIAGRIRELAFLNPELTIVLKKEDADPEKSQYNEYCYAGGLVEYVRWLNTDKKPLHDIVGFRKEADGITIDVALQWCSDAYTDTMLGYANSIRTVDGGTHIDAVKASLTRTLNNLGKKMKIFKEKDVSLSGEHVREGLTCIISVKVQNPEFEGQTKTRLGNPEVRRVVDQSIQEFLTEYLELHPDVLDSILSKSLNALKAALAAKRARELVRQKGVLKSSSLPGKLADCSATDPEESEIFIVEGDSAGGSTKQGRDRRFQAVLPLRGKILNIERKDEAAMYKNQELQNLILALGLGVKGEDFKKDALRYHKIIILTDADVDGAHIRTLLLTFFFRYQRALFDEGCIYVGVPPLYKVERGKQAHYCYDEAELKQLQSSFPPNASYNIQRFKGLGEMMPLQLWETTLDPERRLLKQLIVEDAAEANVVFSSLMGARVDVRKQLIQDSANMINIEQLDI, encoded by the exons ATGGCGCTTCTGAGACCTCCTTTCAACTTCTTCGCTCTTCGCGTAATGGGCTCCCGTTTcatcacctcctcctcctcatctacTGCCATCATTCGCTCCCGCaacctctctctcccctcacccttttctctctctcgctcctcGCTCATCTTCAGACCCAG GAGTAGTTTTCCATCAACAAGGGTTTCAAGTCATTTGTTGACAAGATATGGCGTGTCTCCGATGGCTTCCATGTCGTCAGGCATTGCGACTGAAGCTTCTCATGAAAGTACGAGCTCAACTTACGGGTCCGAACAAATTCAG GTGCTAGAAGGTTTAGACCCTGTCAGGAAAAGACCGGGAATGTACATTGGAAGCACTGGTCCTCGTGGTTTGCACCATTTG GTTTATGAAATATTAGATAATGCTATTGACGAGGCGCAAGCAGGATTTGCTTCAAAGATAGACGTCATATTACATGCAGACAATTCAGTGAGCATTACTGACAATGGGCGCGGG ATTCCAACTGATTTGCATCCAGCGACAAAAAAATCTTCTTTGGAGACTGTCTTGACG GTTTTACATGCAGGTGGCAAATTTGGTGGGTCAAGTAGTGGTTACCGTGTCTCAGGAGGGCTACATGGGGTGGGCTTGTCGGTTGTGAATGCTTTATCTGAG GCATTAGAAATTACTGTTTGGCGCGATGGGAAGGAATACCAGCAGAAATATGCTCGTGGCAAGCCTATATCAACTTTAATGTGTCACGAGCTTGCAGATGAATCAAAGGATCATCAAGGGACATTGATTAGGTTTTGGCCTGACAAAGAAG TATTCACTACTGGCATTCAGTTTGATTACAACACCATAGCTGGGCGCATAAGGGAGCTTGCATTTCTAAACCCAGAG CTTACTATTGTCCTCAAGAAAGAGGATGCAGATCCAGAGAAGAGCCAGTACAATGAATACTGCTATGCTGGTGGACTGGTTGAATATGTGAGGTGGCTAAATACTGATAAG AAACCACTTCATGATATTGTGGGTTTTAGAAAAGAAGCAGATGGAATCACAATTGATGTGGCTCTGCAGTG GTGTTCTGATGCATATACGGATACCATGCTGGGATATGCTAATAGCATACGCACAGTTGATGGTGGTACTCACATTGATGCTGTAAAGGCGTCCTTAACAAGAACCCTCAACAACCtcgggaaaaaaatgaaaattttcaag GAGAAAGATGTCAGCTTAAGTGGTGAACACGTAAGGGAGGGCTTGACATGTATTATTTCTGTCAAAGTACAAAATCCAGAGTTCGAGGGACAAACAAAG ACAAGGTTGGGAAACCCAGAGGTGAGGAGAGTCGTTGATCAATCTATCCAAGAGTTCCTCACAGAGTACTTGGAGTTGCACCCAGATGTCCTGGATTCAATCCTTTCGAAGTCACTTAACGCGCTAAAG GCAGCTCTAGCGGCAAAGAGGGCAAGGGAACTGGTGAGACAGAAGGGTGTTCTAAAATCCTCATCTCTTCCCGGAAAGCTTGCTGATTGCTCAGCCACAGATCCTGAGGAATCTG agaTATTCATTGTCGAAGGAGATTCAGCTGGTGGTAGCACAAAGCAAGGTCGTGACAGGCGGTTCCAG GCTGTTCTTCCCCTAAGGggcaaaattttgaatattgaAAGAAAGGATGAAGCTGctatgtacaagaatcaagagCTCCAAAATCTTATCCTTGCTCTGGGACTTGGAGTAAAG GGAgaagattttaaaaaagatgcTCTCCGCTATCATAAGATAATAATTTTGACTGATGCTGATGTAGATGGGGCCCATATTCGAACAttacttttgactttttttttcagatACCAG AGGGCTTTATTTGATGAAGGCTGCATTTATGTTGGTGTTCCACCTTTATACAAG GTTGAGAGGGGAAAGCAAGCACATTATTGCTATGACGAGGCAGAACTTAAACAGCTACAGAGCTCTTTCCCTCCAAATGCATCATATAACATTCAGAGGTTTAAAG GTTTGGGAGAAATGATGCCTTTACAATTATGGGAGACGACATTGGATCCAGAGAGAAGATTGCTAAAGCAGTTAATCGTTGAGGATGCCGCTGAAGCAAATGTAGTTTTCTCCTCTCTGATGGGTGCCCGG GTGGATGTGCGGAAGCAACTTATACAGGACTCTGCTAACATGATCAACATCGAACAACTGGACATATGA